Proteins from one Neodiprion fabricii isolate iyNeoFabr1 chromosome 5, iyNeoFabr1.1, whole genome shotgun sequence genomic window:
- the LOC124183128 gene encoding GPI ethanolamine phosphate transferase 2-like isoform X3 translates to MTPHERSKRDGTSRFSLDCCTLFYAMFVTLFSALLFLYGFFPLQLLDAGIASFKDVPDHVEHIRVNNELLYKPMISRLIFMVIDGLRWDFVAGPIGQAGMPITRSLIQNDSACLLQAKVGSPTVTMPRIKAITTGTAPTFVDVVLNFGSTSISGDSLLLQAKNHGHKLVFFGDDTWLRLFPGIFDRHDGTTSFFVTDYTEVDDNVTRHIDGELNKDDWTIMVLHYLGLDHIGHIGGPQSPLIKPKLREMDEIIGRINAKVVQWHSQNEPTLFIVCGDHGMKDSGGHGGNTPQETLVPFVAIGVSCPGNDDQPVQMDQIDVSSTLAVMLGIPIPASSLGSISLNVLRELSTSRKLFSLYYNAKQVFNHFKRLTGFQASAWLETNGLTNETVDEIVFLYTAALRGMRNKLTSSMTKYDLHVMTIAMFFMFHVLYIITNTQQDRSITPRKIYGFLIINVILWTSVDYLWEGSSESLLLSNDTNSNLILMVIVVILFGNCYLCTKRRLSADSLVQVLKSKGTTQCLLIMGIIIHALSFSSSSFVEEEHRTWYFFWTTFCILLLYKIGKSLIAQSPRYFYRHSLQANISMKLFLCLLAHSVLRQLNSTGDMYAHLPDIADWLQQQESKINMSVLLISALSILVWIGHTHEEIKYKTYSLTLYIALAVCVYLRHMGTEAVLRIPFYPTSKGIVEAQFFWCLMLVFSTCAVFRLGSTIRRSRRNFLSLLLRFVIESWVMASTMLHRPYNVVLLPIQILSSIVIYAALRGYQNRDIIIHIFYWLGNVFYFYQGNSNNLSTIDVAAGYVGVESYNIYITGLFLVINTYSAPVLAYLTLLYFVTCENENPKSLDDVIEINRLYATFRLLPLAVYTIVVSIQRYHLFIWTVFSPKLLYEAMYCMVMYIVMLTMNATFILHDKINEY, encoded by the exons ATGACGCCCCATGAACGGAGCAAAAGAG ATGGAACGTCACGATTTTCCCTCGACTGCTGTACCTTGTTCTATGCGATGTTCGTCACCCTCTTCTCCGCTCTGTTATTCCTGTACGGCTTCTTCCCACTGCAACTTCTGGATGCTGGTATCGCCAGCTTCAAGGACGTTCCAGATCATGTTGAACATATCAG AGTGAACAACGAGCTGTTGTACAAACCTATGATAAGCAGGTTAATTTTCATGGTGATCGACGGACTGAGGTGGGATTTTGTTGCTGGACCCATCGGACAAGCCGGTATGCCAATCACACGGAGCTTGATACAAAACGACTCGGCGTGTCTTCTTCAAGCTAAGGTCGGCTCTCCTACGGTCACCATGCCCAGGATAAAG gcCATAACGACAGGAACTGCGCCAACATTTGTGGATGTGGTATTGAATTTTGGCAGCACGAGCATATCGGGTGACAGTCTTTTATTGCAGGCCAAAAACCATGGTCATAAATTAGTATTCTTCGGGGACGATACCTGGTTAAGGTTGTTTCCTGGTATATTTGACCGGCATGACGGAACCACGTCATTCTTTGTCACAGATTATACAGAG GTAGACGATAACGTGACACGCCACATCGATGGCGAGTTGAATAAAGACGATTGGACCATTATGGTGCTGCATTATCTCGGGTTGGATCATATCGGGCACATAGGAGGGCCTCAAAGTCCTCTGATAAAACCGAAATTGAGAGAAATGGATGAGATAATCGGTAGAATTAACGCCAAAGTTGTGCAGTGG CACTCCCAAAATGAGCCCACGTTATTTATCGTTTGCGGAGATCACGGGATGAAGGACTCGGGTGGTCATGGTGGAAACACACCTCAGGAAACTCTGGTACCTTTTGTAGCAATCGGTGTATCTTGTCCTGGAAACGATGATCAGCCCGTTCAGATGGATCAGATAGACGTAAGCAGTACCCTTGCAGTGATGCTGGGTATCCCAATACCGGCGTCGAGTCTAGGAAGTATCTCGTTGAATGTCTTGAGAGAACTGTCCACGTCAAGAAAGCTCTTCAGTCTTTACTACAATGCCAAACAAGTTTTCAATCACTTTAAAAGGCTTACTGGATTCCAAGCTTCTG CTTGGCTGGAAACAAATGGACTGACAAATGAAACAGTGGATGAAATCGTATTCTTATATACTGCTGCTCTTAGAGGGATGAGAAATAAACTTACCAGCAGCATGACCAAATATGACCTTCACGTCATGACAATCGCAATGTTTTTCATGTTTCAT GTGCTGTACATTATAACGAATACGCAGCAGGATAGGAGCATTACTCCTAGAAAGATATACGGCTTTCTGATAATCAACGTAATCCTTTGGACATCAGTCGATTACTTATGGGAAGGTTCAAGCGAATCGTTGCTTTTGTCGAACGATACAAACAGTAACTTAATTCTCATGGTCATCGTTGTAATATTATTTGGAAACTGTTACTTGTGTACAAAGCGCAGGCTCTCTGCTGATAGTTTAGTACAG GTTCTGAAAAGTAAAGGAACTACACAGTGTCTATTAATAATGGGTATCATCATTCATGCTCTGAGTTTCAGTAGCAGTAGTTTCGTTGAGGAGGAACACCGTACCTGGTACTTTTTTTGGACTACGTTCTGTATTCTATTGTTGTACAAGATCGGTAAATCCCTCATTGCACAATCGCCAAG ATATTTTTACAGACATTCTCTCCAAGCAAATATTTCTATGAAACTGTTCCTGTGTTTATTGGCTCACTCGGTACTCAGGCAGCTGAATAGCACCGGAGATATGTACGCCCACTTGCCCGATATCGCCGATTGGCTTCAGCAACAAGAAAGCAAAATAAATATGTCCGTGCTGCTAATCTCTG cccTTTCAATTCTCGTTTGGATCGGACACACCCAtgaggaaataaaatataaaacgtaCTCATTGACGCTGTATATTGCTCTCGCTGTTTGCGTGTATCTTCGGCACATGGGAACTGAAGCAGTATTGAGGATTCCATTCTATCCAACCTCCAA GGGAATTGTTGAGGCGCAATTTTTCTGGTGCTTGATGCTGGTCTTTTCAACTTGTGCTGTGTTTAGATTGGGGAGTACAATACGGAGAagtagaagaaattttttgtcccTACTTCTGCGGTTCGTCATAGAATCCTGGGTCATGGCTTCGACAATGTTACACAGACCGTATAACGTCGTATTGTTGCCGATTCAGATATTGTCCAGTATTGTGATATATGCTGCGTTGAGGGGCTATCAAAATCGTGATATCATTATCCACATCTTTTACTGGCTGGGCAATGTGTTCTACTTTTATCAG GGTAACTCCAATAATTTATCCACTATTGACGTTGCTGCGGGCTACGTGGGAGTAGAAtcgtacaatatttacattacGGGACTTTTTCTAGTCATCAATACATATTCTGCACCAGTTTTGGCCTATCTCACACTTCTGTATTTCGTCAcatgtgaaaatgaaaatcc AAAATCGCTGGACGACGTGATTGAGATAAATAGACTGTACGCCACGTTTAGATTACTTCCGTTAGCTGTGTACACAATAGTAGTTAGTATTCAAAGATACCATTTATTCATTTGGACCGTATTTTCGCCGAAACTTTTATACGAGGCGATGTACTGTATGgtaatgtatattgtaatgTTAACAATGAACGctacttttattttacatgACAAAATTAACGAGTATTAG
- the LOC124183128 gene encoding GPI ethanolamine phosphate transferase 2-like isoform X1, translated as MTPHERSKRDGTSRFSLDCCTLFYAMFVTLFSALLFLYGFFPLQLLDAGIASFKDVPDHVEHIRVNNELLYKPMISRLIFMVIDGLRWDFVAGPIGQAGMPITRSLIQNDSACLLQAKVGSPTVTMPRIKAITTGTAPTFVDVVLNFGSTSISGDSLLLQAKNHGHKLVFFGDDTWLRLFPGIFDRHDGTTSFFVTDYTEVDDNVTRHIDGELNKDDWTIMVLHYLGLDHIGHIGGPQSPLIKPKLREMDEIIGRINAKVVQWHSQNEPTLFIVCGDHGMKDSGGHGGNTPQETLVPFVAIGVSCPGNDDQPVQMDQIDVSSTLAVMLGIPIPASSLGSISLNVLRELSTSRKLFSLYYNAKQVFNHFKRLTGFQASGAYEKYSNAIKLHTAWLETNGLTNETVDEIVFLYTAALRGMRNKLTSSMTKYDLHVMTIAMFFMFHVLYIITNTQQDRSITPRKIYGFLIINVILWTSVDYLWEGSSESLLLSNDTNSNLILMVIVVILFGNCYLCTKRRLSADSLVQVLKSKGTTQCLLIMGIIIHALSFSSSSFVEEEHRTWYFFWTTFCILLLYKIGKSLIAQSPRYFYRHSLQANISMKLFLCLLAHSVLRQLNSTGDMYAHLPDIADWLQQQESKINMSVLLISALSILVWIGHTHEEIKYKTYSLTLYIALAVCVYLRHMGTEAVLRIPFYPTSKGIVEAQFFWCLMLVFSTCAVFRLGSTIRRSRRNFLSLLLRFVIESWVMASTMLHRPYNVVLLPIQILSSIVIYAALRGYQNRDIIIHIFYWLGNVFYFYQGNSNNLSTIDVAAGYVGVESYNIYITGLFLVINTYSAPVLAYLTLLYFVTCENENPKSLDDVIEINRLYATFRLLPLAVYTIVVSIQRYHLFIWTVFSPKLLYEAMYCMVMYIVMLTMNATFILHDKINEY; from the exons ATGACGCCCCATGAACGGAGCAAAAGAG ATGGAACGTCACGATTTTCCCTCGACTGCTGTACCTTGTTCTATGCGATGTTCGTCACCCTCTTCTCCGCTCTGTTATTCCTGTACGGCTTCTTCCCACTGCAACTTCTGGATGCTGGTATCGCCAGCTTCAAGGACGTTCCAGATCATGTTGAACATATCAG AGTGAACAACGAGCTGTTGTACAAACCTATGATAAGCAGGTTAATTTTCATGGTGATCGACGGACTGAGGTGGGATTTTGTTGCTGGACCCATCGGACAAGCCGGTATGCCAATCACACGGAGCTTGATACAAAACGACTCGGCGTGTCTTCTTCAAGCTAAGGTCGGCTCTCCTACGGTCACCATGCCCAGGATAAAG gcCATAACGACAGGAACTGCGCCAACATTTGTGGATGTGGTATTGAATTTTGGCAGCACGAGCATATCGGGTGACAGTCTTTTATTGCAGGCCAAAAACCATGGTCATAAATTAGTATTCTTCGGGGACGATACCTGGTTAAGGTTGTTTCCTGGTATATTTGACCGGCATGACGGAACCACGTCATTCTTTGTCACAGATTATACAGAG GTAGACGATAACGTGACACGCCACATCGATGGCGAGTTGAATAAAGACGATTGGACCATTATGGTGCTGCATTATCTCGGGTTGGATCATATCGGGCACATAGGAGGGCCTCAAAGTCCTCTGATAAAACCGAAATTGAGAGAAATGGATGAGATAATCGGTAGAATTAACGCCAAAGTTGTGCAGTGG CACTCCCAAAATGAGCCCACGTTATTTATCGTTTGCGGAGATCACGGGATGAAGGACTCGGGTGGTCATGGTGGAAACACACCTCAGGAAACTCTGGTACCTTTTGTAGCAATCGGTGTATCTTGTCCTGGAAACGATGATCAGCCCGTTCAGATGGATCAGATAGACGTAAGCAGTACCCTTGCAGTGATGCTGGGTATCCCAATACCGGCGTCGAGTCTAGGAAGTATCTCGTTGAATGTCTTGAGAGAACTGTCCACGTCAAGAAAGCTCTTCAGTCTTTACTACAATGCCAAACAAGTTTTCAATCACTTTAAAAGGCTTACTGGATTCCAAGCTTCTG GAgcttatgaaaaatattcaaatgcCATAAAGTTACATACAGCTTGGCTGGAAACAAATGGACTGACAAATGAAACAGTGGATGAAATCGTATTCTTATATACTGCTGCTCTTAGAGGGATGAGAAATAAACTTACCAGCAGCATGACCAAATATGACCTTCACGTCATGACAATCGCAATGTTTTTCATGTTTCAT GTGCTGTACATTATAACGAATACGCAGCAGGATAGGAGCATTACTCCTAGAAAGATATACGGCTTTCTGATAATCAACGTAATCCTTTGGACATCAGTCGATTACTTATGGGAAGGTTCAAGCGAATCGTTGCTTTTGTCGAACGATACAAACAGTAACTTAATTCTCATGGTCATCGTTGTAATATTATTTGGAAACTGTTACTTGTGTACAAAGCGCAGGCTCTCTGCTGATAGTTTAGTACAG GTTCTGAAAAGTAAAGGAACTACACAGTGTCTATTAATAATGGGTATCATCATTCATGCTCTGAGTTTCAGTAGCAGTAGTTTCGTTGAGGAGGAACACCGTACCTGGTACTTTTTTTGGACTACGTTCTGTATTCTATTGTTGTACAAGATCGGTAAATCCCTCATTGCACAATCGCCAAG ATATTTTTACAGACATTCTCTCCAAGCAAATATTTCTATGAAACTGTTCCTGTGTTTATTGGCTCACTCGGTACTCAGGCAGCTGAATAGCACCGGAGATATGTACGCCCACTTGCCCGATATCGCCGATTGGCTTCAGCAACAAGAAAGCAAAATAAATATGTCCGTGCTGCTAATCTCTG cccTTTCAATTCTCGTTTGGATCGGACACACCCAtgaggaaataaaatataaaacgtaCTCATTGACGCTGTATATTGCTCTCGCTGTTTGCGTGTATCTTCGGCACATGGGAACTGAAGCAGTATTGAGGATTCCATTCTATCCAACCTCCAA GGGAATTGTTGAGGCGCAATTTTTCTGGTGCTTGATGCTGGTCTTTTCAACTTGTGCTGTGTTTAGATTGGGGAGTACAATACGGAGAagtagaagaaattttttgtcccTACTTCTGCGGTTCGTCATAGAATCCTGGGTCATGGCTTCGACAATGTTACACAGACCGTATAACGTCGTATTGTTGCCGATTCAGATATTGTCCAGTATTGTGATATATGCTGCGTTGAGGGGCTATCAAAATCGTGATATCATTATCCACATCTTTTACTGGCTGGGCAATGTGTTCTACTTTTATCAG GGTAACTCCAATAATTTATCCACTATTGACGTTGCTGCGGGCTACGTGGGAGTAGAAtcgtacaatatttacattacGGGACTTTTTCTAGTCATCAATACATATTCTGCACCAGTTTTGGCCTATCTCACACTTCTGTATTTCGTCAcatgtgaaaatgaaaatcc AAAATCGCTGGACGACGTGATTGAGATAAATAGACTGTACGCCACGTTTAGATTACTTCCGTTAGCTGTGTACACAATAGTAGTTAGTATTCAAAGATACCATTTATTCATTTGGACCGTATTTTCGCCGAAACTTTTATACGAGGCGATGTACTGTATGgtaatgtatattgtaatgTTAACAATGAACGctacttttattttacatgACAAAATTAACGAGTATTAG
- the LOC124183128 gene encoding GPI ethanolamine phosphate transferase 2-like isoform X4, producing the protein MFVTLFSALLFLYGFFPLQLLDAGIASFKDVPDHVEHIRVNNELLYKPMISRLIFMVIDGLRWDFVAGPIGQAGMPITRSLIQNDSACLLQAKVGSPTVTMPRIKAITTGTAPTFVDVVLNFGSTSISGDSLLLQAKNHGHKLVFFGDDTWLRLFPGIFDRHDGTTSFFVTDYTEVDDNVTRHIDGELNKDDWTIMVLHYLGLDHIGHIGGPQSPLIKPKLREMDEIIGRINAKVVQWHSQNEPTLFIVCGDHGMKDSGGHGGNTPQETLVPFVAIGVSCPGNDDQPVQMDQIDVSSTLAVMLGIPIPASSLGSISLNVLRELSTSRKLFSLYYNAKQVFNHFKRLTGFQASGAYEKYSNAIKLHTAWLETNGLTNETVDEIVFLYTAALRGMRNKLTSSMTKYDLHVMTIAMFFMFHVLYIITNTQQDRSITPRKIYGFLIINVILWTSVDYLWEGSSESLLLSNDTNSNLILMVIVVILFGNCYLCTKRRLSADSLVQVLKSKGTTQCLLIMGIIIHALSFSSSSFVEEEHRTWYFFWTTFCILLLYKIGKSLIAQSPRYFYRHSLQANISMKLFLCLLAHSVLRQLNSTGDMYAHLPDIADWLQQQESKINMSVLLISALSILVWIGHTHEEIKYKTYSLTLYIALAVCVYLRHMGTEAVLRIPFYPTSKGIVEAQFFWCLMLVFSTCAVFRLGSTIRRSRRNFLSLLLRFVIESWVMASTMLHRPYNVVLLPIQILSSIVIYAALRGYQNRDIIIHIFYWLGNVFYFYQGNSNNLSTIDVAAGYVGVESYNIYITGLFLVINTYSAPVLAYLTLLYFVTCENENPKSLDDVIEINRLYATFRLLPLAVYTIVVSIQRYHLFIWTVFSPKLLYEAMYCMVMYIVMLTMNATFILHDKINEY; encoded by the exons ATGTTCGTCACCCTCTTCTCCGCTCTGTTATTCCTGTACGGCTTCTTCCCACTGCAACTTCTGGATGCTGGTATCGCCAGCTTCAAGGACGTTCCAGATCATGTTGAACATATCAG AGTGAACAACGAGCTGTTGTACAAACCTATGATAAGCAGGTTAATTTTCATGGTGATCGACGGACTGAGGTGGGATTTTGTTGCTGGACCCATCGGACAAGCCGGTATGCCAATCACACGGAGCTTGATACAAAACGACTCGGCGTGTCTTCTTCAAGCTAAGGTCGGCTCTCCTACGGTCACCATGCCCAGGATAAAG gcCATAACGACAGGAACTGCGCCAACATTTGTGGATGTGGTATTGAATTTTGGCAGCACGAGCATATCGGGTGACAGTCTTTTATTGCAGGCCAAAAACCATGGTCATAAATTAGTATTCTTCGGGGACGATACCTGGTTAAGGTTGTTTCCTGGTATATTTGACCGGCATGACGGAACCACGTCATTCTTTGTCACAGATTATACAGAG GTAGACGATAACGTGACACGCCACATCGATGGCGAGTTGAATAAAGACGATTGGACCATTATGGTGCTGCATTATCTCGGGTTGGATCATATCGGGCACATAGGAGGGCCTCAAAGTCCTCTGATAAAACCGAAATTGAGAGAAATGGATGAGATAATCGGTAGAATTAACGCCAAAGTTGTGCAGTGG CACTCCCAAAATGAGCCCACGTTATTTATCGTTTGCGGAGATCACGGGATGAAGGACTCGGGTGGTCATGGTGGAAACACACCTCAGGAAACTCTGGTACCTTTTGTAGCAATCGGTGTATCTTGTCCTGGAAACGATGATCAGCCCGTTCAGATGGATCAGATAGACGTAAGCAGTACCCTTGCAGTGATGCTGGGTATCCCAATACCGGCGTCGAGTCTAGGAAGTATCTCGTTGAATGTCTTGAGAGAACTGTCCACGTCAAGAAAGCTCTTCAGTCTTTACTACAATGCCAAACAAGTTTTCAATCACTTTAAAAGGCTTACTGGATTCCAAGCTTCTG GAgcttatgaaaaatattcaaatgcCATAAAGTTACATACAGCTTGGCTGGAAACAAATGGACTGACAAATGAAACAGTGGATGAAATCGTATTCTTATATACTGCTGCTCTTAGAGGGATGAGAAATAAACTTACCAGCAGCATGACCAAATATGACCTTCACGTCATGACAATCGCAATGTTTTTCATGTTTCAT GTGCTGTACATTATAACGAATACGCAGCAGGATAGGAGCATTACTCCTAGAAAGATATACGGCTTTCTGATAATCAACGTAATCCTTTGGACATCAGTCGATTACTTATGGGAAGGTTCAAGCGAATCGTTGCTTTTGTCGAACGATACAAACAGTAACTTAATTCTCATGGTCATCGTTGTAATATTATTTGGAAACTGTTACTTGTGTACAAAGCGCAGGCTCTCTGCTGATAGTTTAGTACAG GTTCTGAAAAGTAAAGGAACTACACAGTGTCTATTAATAATGGGTATCATCATTCATGCTCTGAGTTTCAGTAGCAGTAGTTTCGTTGAGGAGGAACACCGTACCTGGTACTTTTTTTGGACTACGTTCTGTATTCTATTGTTGTACAAGATCGGTAAATCCCTCATTGCACAATCGCCAAG ATATTTTTACAGACATTCTCTCCAAGCAAATATTTCTATGAAACTGTTCCTGTGTTTATTGGCTCACTCGGTACTCAGGCAGCTGAATAGCACCGGAGATATGTACGCCCACTTGCCCGATATCGCCGATTGGCTTCAGCAACAAGAAAGCAAAATAAATATGTCCGTGCTGCTAATCTCTG cccTTTCAATTCTCGTTTGGATCGGACACACCCAtgaggaaataaaatataaaacgtaCTCATTGACGCTGTATATTGCTCTCGCTGTTTGCGTGTATCTTCGGCACATGGGAACTGAAGCAGTATTGAGGATTCCATTCTATCCAACCTCCAA GGGAATTGTTGAGGCGCAATTTTTCTGGTGCTTGATGCTGGTCTTTTCAACTTGTGCTGTGTTTAGATTGGGGAGTACAATACGGAGAagtagaagaaattttttgtcccTACTTCTGCGGTTCGTCATAGAATCCTGGGTCATGGCTTCGACAATGTTACACAGACCGTATAACGTCGTATTGTTGCCGATTCAGATATTGTCCAGTATTGTGATATATGCTGCGTTGAGGGGCTATCAAAATCGTGATATCATTATCCACATCTTTTACTGGCTGGGCAATGTGTTCTACTTTTATCAG GGTAACTCCAATAATTTATCCACTATTGACGTTGCTGCGGGCTACGTGGGAGTAGAAtcgtacaatatttacattacGGGACTTTTTCTAGTCATCAATACATATTCTGCACCAGTTTTGGCCTATCTCACACTTCTGTATTTCGTCAcatgtgaaaatgaaaatcc AAAATCGCTGGACGACGTGATTGAGATAAATAGACTGTACGCCACGTTTAGATTACTTCCGTTAGCTGTGTACACAATAGTAGTTAGTATTCAAAGATACCATTTATTCATTTGGACCGTATTTTCGCCGAAACTTTTATACGAGGCGATGTACTGTATGgtaatgtatattgtaatgTTAACAATGAACGctacttttattttacatgACAAAATTAACGAGTATTAG